The following coding sequences lie in one Actinomycetota bacterium genomic window:
- a CDS encoding class I SAM-dependent RNA methyltransferase: MTESVALVGDQVELEILRVANGGFCIARHEGKVVFVRHTLPGELVVAQITDITSKFLRADAIEILRPSADRVQAPCKYASNCGGCDWQHVSLERQRELKSEVVREQLGHLGKVVQVNGKPLEEFQVEPMPGDSTGLHWRTRNRYAALGNFGVGMRMSRSHNVLEIDDCLIALPGSVALAQRALHLGQPEIQTVQSSTGQNLVVDARGGPWLDEKVGERSWRLHASSFWQVHVRAPETFVKAVRELADLKPGQAILDLYSGASLFAASLAQDVGETGLVVAVESAIDAVRDARRSCSDLPQLELVTSDVKKWLTVNCDKTFDVVVLDPPRAGAGAEVISKIARLAKSAIIYVSCDPSSLGRDTQLLAESGWSLRKLRGFDAFPMTAHVECIAAFLPAK; this comes from the coding sequence ATGACCGAGTCAGTCGCTCTTGTAGGCGATCAAGTTGAGTTGGAAATTTTGCGTGTGGCCAATGGCGGATTTTGCATCGCGCGCCACGAGGGAAAAGTGGTTTTTGTCAGGCATACTTTGCCTGGCGAATTAGTAGTTGCGCAAATCACTGATATCACTTCAAAGTTTTTGCGCGCAGATGCCATCGAAATTTTGCGTCCCAGTGCGGATCGAGTCCAAGCCCCATGCAAGTACGCAAGCAATTGCGGCGGTTGCGACTGGCAGCATGTGAGTCTGGAAAGACAGCGCGAACTCAAAAGTGAAGTAGTCCGCGAGCAACTTGGACATCTTGGGAAAGTGGTGCAGGTAAACGGTAAACCGTTGGAAGAATTTCAGGTCGAACCGATGCCAGGGGACAGTACCGGTCTTCACTGGCGGACTCGTAATCGATACGCTGCCTTGGGGAACTTTGGCGTCGGAATGCGCATGTCCAGATCACACAATGTGCTTGAAATTGATGACTGCCTAATTGCTTTACCTGGATCGGTCGCACTGGCACAACGCGCCCTCCATTTGGGCCAACCGGAGATTCAAACAGTGCAAAGTTCAACCGGTCAAAATCTTGTTGTCGATGCAAGAGGTGGCCCCTGGTTGGATGAAAAAGTAGGTGAACGGAGCTGGCGCTTGCACGCAAGTTCCTTTTGGCAAGTTCACGTTCGAGCTCCAGAAACTTTTGTTAAGGCTGTTCGTGAACTAGCTGACCTTAAGCCCGGCCAAGCAATTTTAGATCTCTATTCAGGTGCGAGTCTCTTTGCTGCTTCTCTTGCACAAGATGTTGGTGAAACCGGTTTAGTGGTAGCCGTCGAATCAGCAATAGATGCAGTGCGAGACGCAAGACGCTCGTGCAGCGACTTGCCGCAACTTGAGTTGGTGACCTCCGATGTCAAGAAATGGCTTACTGTCAATTGTGACAAGACCTTCGATGTTGTTGTGTTGGATCCACCGCGGGCCGGTGCTGGCGCAGAGGTGATTTCTAAAATCGCTCGACTCGCCAAATCTGCAATAATTTATGTATCTTGCGACCCTAGTTCGCTGGGTCGCGATACGCAGTTGTTAGCGGAGTCTGGTTGGAGCCTTCGCAAATTACGAGGTTTTGATGCTTTTCCCATGACTGCCCATGTGGAGTGTATTGCCGCGTTTTTGCCTGCTAAGTAA